TCGGCGCTCATGGCGCTGCTGGAGCTGTACGTGCGCAAGGAGCGCCGCGAGCTGAAGGAGAAGGGCGTGGAGGTGCGGGTGATCGGCGACATGGACCGCCTGGGCCCGCGCACCCGCGGCGCGCTGGAGGGCATGGTGGAGCACACCGCAGGCGGCCCGAAGATGCGCCTGAACCTCGCCATCAGCTACGGCTCGCGCGCCGAGATCACGCGTGCCGCGCGCATGCTGGCCGAGCGCGTGCGCAACGGCACGCTGGTGCCCGAGGAGATCGACGAGGACCTGTTCGCGTCGCAGCTCTTCACGGCCGACGTGCCGGACCCGGACCTGCTGATCCGCACCTCGGGCGAGCTGCGCATCTCCAACTTCATGCTGTGGCAGCTGGCCTACACCGAGCTGCACATCTCCCAGGTGCTCTGGCCGGACTTCACGCGCGAGCACCTCTTCGGCGCCATCCTCGACTTCCAGCGGCGGGAGCGGCGCTTCGGCCGCGTCCTCGCCACCTAAGGCTCTTCCGTGGCCCGTTCGGAGACCGCGACGCGCGCCGCCGTGGCGGCGGTGGGCATCCCCATCGCCATCGGCGCCGTGTACCTGGGCGGCTGGGTGCTGGCCGCGCTGCTCGCGCTGGTCGCCGTCCTCGCCGCGCTGGAGCTGTACCGCATGGCGGGCCTCAAGGGCGCCCGCGCGCTCGCCGGCCTGGGCGCCGCGGCTTCCGCCGGGTTCGTCCTCGTCGCCGCCTCCGCTCCGCAGCGGGGGCTGGAGAACGCCGCGTTCGGCGCGCTGCTCGTCCTGCTCGTCCTCGGCGCCACCACGGCGGCCATCTGGACGCGCGGGGTGGAGGGGCAGCCGCTCCTCTCCGTGGCCGTCACCGTCTTCGGCGCGGCGTACACGGGCGGCCTCCTCGCCTTCGGCCTCTTCCTCCGCCACCTCCCCGGCGTCACGAACCCGCTGCACGGCACCGCGCTGCTCTTCGCGCCGGTGCTGCTCACGTGGTGCAACGACAGCTTCGCGTACTTCGTGGGCCGCGCGTTCGGCAAGCACAAGCTGATCCCGCGCGTGAGCCCCGGAAAGACGGTGGAGGGATCGGCCGGCGCGCTCGCGGGGACGATCCTCGTCGCGGTCGCGTACACGTGGGTCCTGAACCGCTTCCCCGGCTACCACCTAGGCCTGCTGCAAGCCGCCCTGTTCGGCGCGGTCGTCTCCGTCGCGGCGGTCGTCGGCGACCTGGCGGAGTCGCTGCTCAAGCGCGACGCGGGGGTCAAGGATTCCGGCACGCTGCTGCCGGGGCACGGCGGAGCGCTGGACCGCTTCGACTCGCTCTTCTTCACGCTGCCGCTGGCGTACTTCTTCTTCCGCTACGTGGTGGGCGCGTGACCCCTCGCGGCGTCGCCATCCTGGGCGCGACGGGCTCCATAGGCCGGAGCGCGCTGGCGGTGCTGGACCAGCACCCGGACCGCTTCCGCGCCGTCGCCCTCACCGCGCACCGGGGCGGCGACGCGCTCCTGAAGCTCGCCCGCCGGTATCGCCCCGACCTCGCAGTCGTCGCCGACGGTCCGGTGCCGGACGGCGCTTCGGCAGAGAGCGAGTGGAGGACGGGGCGCGCTGCGCTGCTGGAGGCCGCGACGCATCCCGACGCGGACGTCGTGCTGAACGCCGTGGTCGGCGCCGCGGGGTTGGAGCCCACGCTGGCCGCGCTGCGGGCGGGCAAGCGCGTGGCGCTGGCGAACAAGGAGTCGCTGGTGTGTGGCGGGCCGCTGGTGATGGAGGCGGCGCGGCAGGGCGGGGGGGAGCTGGTGCCGGTGGACAGCGAGCACAGCGCCATCCTCCAGTGCCTCAACGGGACCGCGCCGGACGAGGTGCGGCGGCTGGTGCTCACGGCGTCCGGCGGGCCCTTCCGCGGCTGGAGCGCCGAGCGCCTCGCGCACGTGACGCCGGCCGACGCGCTGCGGCATCCCACGTGGAGCATGGGCGCCAAGATCACCATCGACTCCGCCACGCTCGCCAACAAGGCGCTGGAGGTGATCGAGGCGCACTTCCTCTTCGGCGTGCCGTACGACGCGATCGAGGCCGTCGTGCATCCCCAGTCCATCATCCACAGCATGGTGGAGATGGTGGACGGCTCGGTGCTGGCGCAGATGGGGTTCCCCACGATGGAAATCCCCGTCCTCTACGCGCTATCGTATCCGCGGCGGCTGGAGTACGCGTGCCGCCGGTTCGACCCCGTGGCGGCGGGAACGCTGACCTTCGAGGCGGTGGACCAGGAGCGGTTCCCCGCGTTCGCGCTGGGCGTGGAAGCCGGGCGTGCGGGCGGCATCGCCCCGGCGGTCTTCAACGCCGCCAACGAGGTGGCGGTCGCCGCGTTCCTTTCCGGCGATCTGGGGTATACGGGAATCGCCGAAGCCGTGTCGCACGCGCTCGGCTGCTGCGGCGAGGGCGCCGCGGCCTCGCTGGAAGCGGTGCTCGACGCTGACTCGCGCGCCCGCCGCGCCACCGAAACCTTCGTTCGCAGACAGGTGCCGTGCTAGAGATCCTCTCGCTGATCGTAGTGATCTCCGTGCTCGTGCTGGTGCACGAGTTCGGGCACTTCTTCGCCGCCAAGGCTGTCGGCATCGCCGCGCCGCGCTTCTCGCTGGGCCTCGGGCCGCGCGTGGCGGGCTTCCACGTGGGCGAGACGGAGTTCGTGCTTTCGGCCATCCCGCTGGGCGGCTACGTGAAGATGGCGGGGATGGAGGACGACGCCGCGGCCGAGGGGCTGGAGGGCGGCGCCCCGGCCGACCCGCCGGTGGACCCATCGCGGACCTTCGATGCCAAGCCGCTGTGGGCGCGCGTCTTCGTGATCACCGCGGGCGTGATCATGAACATCTTGTTCGCCATCGTGGTCTACACCGTCACGCCGCTCATCTACGGCGAGACCGTGCTCCAGACGGTCCGGGTCGCCCCTCCCCCGTCGGGAGCGGCTGGCGTCCCCGCGAAGCCGCTGGAGACCGTGCCTTTCGGCGCGGCGATCCTGTCGGTGGGCGGCAAACCGGTGCAGAACTGGAACGACGTCAACGACAGGCTTTCCGACGCTCCCGCCGGCCCGGTGGAGCTGCGGCTGGACCGCGGGGGCCCCGTCACGCTGGACGTGCCCGGGGGGCAGGCGGACCGGCTGACGCTGCTCAACGCCGTCCGGCCGCTGATCCCCCCCGTGGCGGGTCAGGTCTTGGCGGGCGAGCCCGCCTTCCGCGCCGGCCTCCGCACGGGCGACAGCATCGTGGCCGTGAGCGGGAAGCCGGCGCGCACCTGGTACGAGGTGGTGGACGGCATCCAGGCCAGCCCCAAGCGGCCCATGCGCATGGACGTGGTGCGCGGCGGGCGCGTGCTGGCGCTGACCATCGTGCCCCGCTCCCAGCAGGAGACGGACGGCGAGGGCCGCCCCGTGCAGGTGGGGAAGATCGGGGTGGGGCCCAGGCCGCTGCCGCAGGGCCACCGTGCTGTCGGCTTCGCCGAAGCGGCGCACCAGGGCGTCACGAGGACCTGGGACGGTGCCCAGTACATCGCGGGAACGCTGCGGAAGCT
This genomic window from Longimicrobiaceae bacterium contains:
- a CDS encoding isoprenyl transferase is translated as MASDLLHHIRLNGEVPRHVAIIMDGNGRWARERSRPREFGHRAGMRAVREAVEAAVDAGVEVLTLFAFSQENWHRPAGEVSALMALLELYVRKERRELKEKGVEVRVIGDMDRLGPRTRGALEGMVEHTAGGPKMRLNLAISYGSRAEITRAARMLAERVRNGTLVPEEIDEDLFASQLFTADVPDPDLLIRTSGELRISNFMLWQLAYTELHISQVLWPDFTREHLFGAILDFQRRERRFGRVLAT
- the rseP gene encoding RIP metalloprotease RseP, translated to MLEILSLIVVISVLVLVHEFGHFFAAKAVGIAAPRFSLGLGPRVAGFHVGETEFVLSAIPLGGYVKMAGMEDDAAAEGLEGGAPADPPVDPSRTFDAKPLWARVFVITAGVIMNILFAIVVYTVTPLIYGETVLQTVRVAPPPSGAAGVPAKPLETVPFGAAILSVGGKPVQNWNDVNDRLSDAPAGPVELRLDRGGPVTLDVPGGQADRLTLLNAVRPLIPPVAGQVLAGEPAFRAGLRTGDSIVAVSGKPARTWYEVVDGIQASPKRPMRMDVVRGGRVLALTIVPRSQQETDGEGRPVQVGKIGVGPRPLPQGHRAVGFAEAAHQGVTRTWDGAQYIAGTLRKLVTGQISPRSMGGLLSIGEASGDSARLGLEVFLGFLGFFSINLAVLNILPIPILDGGHLMFLAIEAIRGRPLSVEARIRMSHVGLFIVVALMLWANGNDILRRFGI
- a CDS encoding 1-deoxy-D-xylulose-5-phosphate reductoisomerase: MTPRGVAILGATGSIGRSALAVLDQHPDRFRAVALTAHRGGDALLKLARRYRPDLAVVADGPVPDGASAESEWRTGRAALLEAATHPDADVVLNAVVGAAGLEPTLAALRAGKRVALANKESLVCGGPLVMEAARQGGGELVPVDSEHSAILQCLNGTAPDEVRRLVLTASGGPFRGWSAERLAHVTPADALRHPTWSMGAKITIDSATLANKALEVIEAHFLFGVPYDAIEAVVHPQSIIHSMVEMVDGSVLAQMGFPTMEIPVLYALSYPRRLEYACRRFDPVAAGTLTFEAVDQERFPAFALGVEAGRAGGIAPAVFNAANEVAVAAFLSGDLGYTGIAEAVSHALGCCGEGAAASLEAVLDADSRARRATETFVRRQVPC
- a CDS encoding phosphatidate cytidylyltransferase; translation: MARSETATRAAVAAVGIPIAIGAVYLGGWVLAALLALVAVLAALELYRMAGLKGARALAGLGAAASAGFVLVAASAPQRGLENAAFGALLVLLVLGATTAAIWTRGVEGQPLLSVAVTVFGAAYTGGLLAFGLFLRHLPGVTNPLHGTALLFAPVLLTWCNDSFAYFVGRAFGKHKLIPRVSPGKTVEGSAGALAGTILVAVAYTWVLNRFPGYHLGLLQAALFGAVVSVAAVVGDLAESLLKRDAGVKDSGTLLPGHGGALDRFDSLFFTLPLAYFFFRYVVGA